In Tachypleus tridentatus isolate NWPU-2018 chromosome 7, ASM421037v1, whole genome shotgun sequence, a genomic segment contains:
- the LOC143255347 gene encoding protein c-ets-1-A-like isoform X6, translated as MGPKVTEPRLTLVGELPTQVPPLTPGTNQKMTQALTASFSNWEKERLKLCIPKDPREWSEMDVTHWLNWAIQEFSLEGVNLHILRMKGRDMCELGKESFLTRAPPFMGDILWEHLDLLQKDVDKQRSSLENVPSNLYESVCMPDFDEFFQQGGSYPLPEPKVTPVMNGTGPGTAVPNSQPYVEGAYNHITESIHTLNDMNHEEMGLNQQFNDSQEYGLEASTPHPGYLDASPEFYPTPSTPVMLPETKYQPTYSTKSYPRARYPHEMLPPDSYMTHHYEPPFQTVPGSIHSPVDPWNPELSGHPGIPTGPVIHSHNQHHPAFAGISTRDSNMPLSNVNQMQSLNHGQSLGQSPLTGGDDSKPVIQAAVLAGSGPIQLWQFLLELLTDKSCQGFISWTGDGWEFKLTDPDEVARRWGIRKNKLKMNYEKLSRGLRYYYDKNIIHKTAGKRYVYRFVCDLQSLLGYTPEELYAMVDFKPEKKDDE; from the exons ATGGGCCCGAAAGTAACTGAACCTAGACTTACACTGGTTGGAG AACTTCCCACCCAGGTGCCGCCACTGACTCCAGGGACCAATCAGAAAATGACCCAAGCACTGACAGCTAGCTTTAGCAACTGGGAAAAGGAAAGATTGAAACTGTGTATTCCTAAAG acCCACGTGAATGGAGTGAAATGGATGTGACCCACTGGCTGAATTGGGCAATTCAAGAATTCAGCTTGGAAGGAGTTAACCTTCATATCCTTAGAATGAAAGGTCGAGATATGTGCGAGCTTGGTAAAGAGTCTTTCCTCACACGTGCTCCACCGTTTATGGGTGATATCTTGTGGGAGCATTTGGATTTATTACAGAAAG ACGTGGATAAACAAAGATCTTCCTTGGAAAACGTTCCTTCCAATCTCTACGAATCGGTATGCATGCCAGACTTTGACGAATTTTTTCAACAAGGGGGAAGTTATCCATTGCCAGAACCGAAAGTTACTCCTGTCATGAACGGCACCGGACCCGGCACTGCCGTTCCCAATAGCCAACCTTATGTTGAGG GTGCTTACAATCATATCACTGAGTcaatacacactttgaatgacaTGAACCACGAGGAGATGGGTTTAAACCAGCAATTCAATGATTCACAAGAATACGGGTTGGAGGCCAGTACTCCTCATCCGGGTTATTTGGACGCTAGTCCGGAATTTTATCCCACGCCGTCCACTCCAGTCATGCTTCCAGAAACCAAATATCAACCTACTTATTCTACAAAAAGTTATCCTAGAG CTCGGTACCCTCATGAAATGCTTCCACCTGACAGCTACATGACTCATCATTATGAGCCACCTTTCCAGACAGTTCCAGGCTCCATCCACAGCCCAGTTGATCCTTGGAATCCtgaactatcaggtcatcccggAATTCCAACAGGCCCAGTGATCCATTCTCACAATCAACATCATCCGGCCTTTGCAGGAATTTCTACTCGGGACTCTAATATGCCACTGAGCAACGTGAATCAGATGCAAAGCCTAAATCATGGCCAGTCTCTTGGACAAAGTCCTCTAACGGGAGGTGATGATAGCAAGCCAGTCATTCAAGCCGCCGTTCTTGCAG GGAGCGGGCCCATCCAGTTATGGCAGTTCTTGTTGGAACTTTTAACCGACAAATCTTGCCAAGGATTCATCAGTTGGACAGGTGATGGTTGGGAGTTCAAACTAACAGATCCTGATGAAGTGGCCCGACGTTGGGGCATTCGGAAAAATAAACTTAAGATGAACTATGAGAAGCTCAGTCGTGGGCTGAGATATTATTACGACAAAAATATAATTCACAAGACTGCTGGAAAACGTTACGTGTACCGATTCGTGTGTGATCTCCAATCTCTCTTGGGTTACACTCCCGAGGAGCTGTACGCCATGGTTGATTTCAAGCCCGAGAAAAAAGATGACGAATAG
- the LOC143255347 gene encoding protein c-ets-1-A-like isoform X4 yields the protein MGPKVTEPRLTLVGGSTKLPTQVPPLTPGTNQKMTQALTASFSNWEKERLKLCIPKDPREWSEMDVTHWLNWAIQEFSLEGVNLHILRMKGRDMCELGKESFLTRAPPFMGDILWEHLDLLQKDVDKQRSSLENVPSNLYESVCMPDFDEFFQQGGSYPLPEPKVTPVMNGTGPGTAVPNSQPYVEGAYNHITESIHTLNDMNHEEMGLNQQFNDSQEYGLEASTPHPGYLDASPEFYPTPSTPVMLPETKYQPTYSTKSYPRARYPHEMLPPDSYMTHHYEPPFQTVPGSIHSPVDPWNPELSGHPGIPTGPVIHSHNQHHPAFAGISTRDSNMPLSNVNQMQSLNHGQSLGQSPLTGGDDSKPVIQAAVLAGSGPIQLWQFLLELLTDKSCQGFISWTGDGWEFKLTDPDEVARRWGIRKNKLKMNYEKLSRGLRYYYDKNIIHKTAGKRYVYRFVCDLQSLLGYTPEELYAMVDFKPEKKDDE from the exons ATGGGCCCGAAAGTAACTGAACCTAGACTTACACTGGTTGGAGGTAGTACCA AACTTCCCACCCAGGTGCCGCCACTGACTCCAGGGACCAATCAGAAAATGACCCAAGCACTGACAGCTAGCTTTAGCAACTGGGAAAAGGAAAGATTGAAACTGTGTATTCCTAAAG acCCACGTGAATGGAGTGAAATGGATGTGACCCACTGGCTGAATTGGGCAATTCAAGAATTCAGCTTGGAAGGAGTTAACCTTCATATCCTTAGAATGAAAGGTCGAGATATGTGCGAGCTTGGTAAAGAGTCTTTCCTCACACGTGCTCCACCGTTTATGGGTGATATCTTGTGGGAGCATTTGGATTTATTACAGAAAG ACGTGGATAAACAAAGATCTTCCTTGGAAAACGTTCCTTCCAATCTCTACGAATCGGTATGCATGCCAGACTTTGACGAATTTTTTCAACAAGGGGGAAGTTATCCATTGCCAGAACCGAAAGTTACTCCTGTCATGAACGGCACCGGACCCGGCACTGCCGTTCCCAATAGCCAACCTTATGTTGAGG GTGCTTACAATCATATCACTGAGTcaatacacactttgaatgacaTGAACCACGAGGAGATGGGTTTAAACCAGCAATTCAATGATTCACAAGAATACGGGTTGGAGGCCAGTACTCCTCATCCGGGTTATTTGGACGCTAGTCCGGAATTTTATCCCACGCCGTCCACTCCAGTCATGCTTCCAGAAACCAAATATCAACCTACTTATTCTACAAAAAGTTATCCTAGAG CTCGGTACCCTCATGAAATGCTTCCACCTGACAGCTACATGACTCATCATTATGAGCCACCTTTCCAGACAGTTCCAGGCTCCATCCACAGCCCAGTTGATCCTTGGAATCCtgaactatcaggtcatcccggAATTCCAACAGGCCCAGTGATCCATTCTCACAATCAACATCATCCGGCCTTTGCAGGAATTTCTACTCGGGACTCTAATATGCCACTGAGCAACGTGAATCAGATGCAAAGCCTAAATCATGGCCAGTCTCTTGGACAAAGTCCTCTAACGGGAGGTGATGATAGCAAGCCAGTCATTCAAGCCGCCGTTCTTGCAG GGAGCGGGCCCATCCAGTTATGGCAGTTCTTGTTGGAACTTTTAACCGACAAATCTTGCCAAGGATTCATCAGTTGGACAGGTGATGGTTGGGAGTTCAAACTAACAGATCCTGATGAAGTGGCCCGACGTTGGGGCATTCGGAAAAATAAACTTAAGATGAACTATGAGAAGCTCAGTCGTGGGCTGAGATATTATTACGACAAAAATATAATTCACAAGACTGCTGGAAAACGTTACGTGTACCGATTCGTGTGTGATCTCCAATCTCTCTTGGGTTACACTCCCGAGGAGCTGTACGCCATGGTTGATTTCAAGCCCGAGAAAAAAGATGACGAATAG
- the LOC143255347 gene encoding protein c-ets-1-A-like isoform X9 yields the protein MTQALTASFSNWEKERLKLCIPKDPREWSEMDVTHWLNWAIQEFSLEGVNLHILRMKGRDMCELGKESFLTRAPPFMGDILWEHLDLLQKDVDKQRSSLENVPSNLYESVCMPDFDEFFQQGGSYPLPEPKVTPVMNGTGPGTAVPNSQPYVEGAYNHITESIHTLNDMNHEEMGLNQQFNDSQEYGLEASTPHPGYLDASPEFYPTPSTPVMLPETKYQPTYSTKSYPRARYPHEMLPPDSYMTHHYEPPFQTVPGSIHSPVDPWNPELSGHPGIPTGPVIHSHNQHHPAFAGISTRDSNMPLSNVNQMQSLNHGQSLGQSPLTGGDDSKPVIQAAVLAGSGPIQLWQFLLELLTDKSCQGFISWTGDGWEFKLTDPDEVARRWGIRKNKLKMNYEKLSRGLRYYYDKNIIHKTAGKRYVYRFVCDLQSLLGYTPEELYAMVDFKPEKKDDE from the exons ATGACCCAAGCACTGACAGCTAGCTTTAGCAACTGGGAAAAGGAAAGATTGAAACTGTGTATTCCTAAAG acCCACGTGAATGGAGTGAAATGGATGTGACCCACTGGCTGAATTGGGCAATTCAAGAATTCAGCTTGGAAGGAGTTAACCTTCATATCCTTAGAATGAAAGGTCGAGATATGTGCGAGCTTGGTAAAGAGTCTTTCCTCACACGTGCTCCACCGTTTATGGGTGATATCTTGTGGGAGCATTTGGATTTATTACAGAAAG ACGTGGATAAACAAAGATCTTCCTTGGAAAACGTTCCTTCCAATCTCTACGAATCGGTATGCATGCCAGACTTTGACGAATTTTTTCAACAAGGGGGAAGTTATCCATTGCCAGAACCGAAAGTTACTCCTGTCATGAACGGCACCGGACCCGGCACTGCCGTTCCCAATAGCCAACCTTATGTTGAGG GTGCTTACAATCATATCACTGAGTcaatacacactttgaatgacaTGAACCACGAGGAGATGGGTTTAAACCAGCAATTCAATGATTCACAAGAATACGGGTTGGAGGCCAGTACTCCTCATCCGGGTTATTTGGACGCTAGTCCGGAATTTTATCCCACGCCGTCCACTCCAGTCATGCTTCCAGAAACCAAATATCAACCTACTTATTCTACAAAAAGTTATCCTAGAG CTCGGTACCCTCATGAAATGCTTCCACCTGACAGCTACATGACTCATCATTATGAGCCACCTTTCCAGACAGTTCCAGGCTCCATCCACAGCCCAGTTGATCCTTGGAATCCtgaactatcaggtcatcccggAATTCCAACAGGCCCAGTGATCCATTCTCACAATCAACATCATCCGGCCTTTGCAGGAATTTCTACTCGGGACTCTAATATGCCACTGAGCAACGTGAATCAGATGCAAAGCCTAAATCATGGCCAGTCTCTTGGACAAAGTCCTCTAACGGGAGGTGATGATAGCAAGCCAGTCATTCAAGCCGCCGTTCTTGCAG GGAGCGGGCCCATCCAGTTATGGCAGTTCTTGTTGGAACTTTTAACCGACAAATCTTGCCAAGGATTCATCAGTTGGACAGGTGATGGTTGGGAGTTCAAACTAACAGATCCTGATGAAGTGGCCCGACGTTGGGGCATTCGGAAAAATAAACTTAAGATGAACTATGAGAAGCTCAGTCGTGGGCTGAGATATTATTACGACAAAAATATAATTCACAAGACTGCTGGAAAACGTTACGTGTACCGATTCGTGTGTGATCTCCAATCTCTCTTGGGTTACACTCCCGAGGAGCTGTACGCCATGGTTGATTTCAAGCCCGAGAAAAAAGATGACGAATAG
- the LOC143255347 gene encoding protein c-ets-1-A-like isoform X8 produces MGPKVTEPRLTLVGELPTQVPPLTPGTNQKMTQALTASFSNWEKERLKLCIPKDPREWSEMDVTHWLNWAIQEFSLEGVNLHILRMKGRDMCELGKESFLTRAPPFMGDILWEHLDLLQKDVDKQRSSLENVPSNLYESVCMPDFDEFFQQGGSYPLPEPKVTPVMNGTGPGTAVPNSQPYVEGAYNHITESIHTLNDMNHEEMGLNQQFNDSQEYGLEASTPHPGYLDASPEFYPTPSTPVMLPETKYQPTYSTKSYPRARYPHEMLPPDSYMTHHYEPPFQTVPGSIHSPVDPWNPELSGHPGIPTGPVIHSHNQHHPAFAGISTRDSNMPLSNVNQMQSLNHGQSLGQSPLTGGSGPIQLWQFLLELLTDKSCQGFISWTGDGWEFKLTDPDEVARRWGIRKNKLKMNYEKLSRGLRYYYDKNIIHKTAGKRYVYRFVCDLQSLLGYTPEELYAMVDFKPEKKDDE; encoded by the exons ATGGGCCCGAAAGTAACTGAACCTAGACTTACACTGGTTGGAG AACTTCCCACCCAGGTGCCGCCACTGACTCCAGGGACCAATCAGAAAATGACCCAAGCACTGACAGCTAGCTTTAGCAACTGGGAAAAGGAAAGATTGAAACTGTGTATTCCTAAAG acCCACGTGAATGGAGTGAAATGGATGTGACCCACTGGCTGAATTGGGCAATTCAAGAATTCAGCTTGGAAGGAGTTAACCTTCATATCCTTAGAATGAAAGGTCGAGATATGTGCGAGCTTGGTAAAGAGTCTTTCCTCACACGTGCTCCACCGTTTATGGGTGATATCTTGTGGGAGCATTTGGATTTATTACAGAAAG ACGTGGATAAACAAAGATCTTCCTTGGAAAACGTTCCTTCCAATCTCTACGAATCGGTATGCATGCCAGACTTTGACGAATTTTTTCAACAAGGGGGAAGTTATCCATTGCCAGAACCGAAAGTTACTCCTGTCATGAACGGCACCGGACCCGGCACTGCCGTTCCCAATAGCCAACCTTATGTTGAGG GTGCTTACAATCATATCACTGAGTcaatacacactttgaatgacaTGAACCACGAGGAGATGGGTTTAAACCAGCAATTCAATGATTCACAAGAATACGGGTTGGAGGCCAGTACTCCTCATCCGGGTTATTTGGACGCTAGTCCGGAATTTTATCCCACGCCGTCCACTCCAGTCATGCTTCCAGAAACCAAATATCAACCTACTTATTCTACAAAAAGTTATCCTAGAG CTCGGTACCCTCATGAAATGCTTCCACCTGACAGCTACATGACTCATCATTATGAGCCACCTTTCCAGACAGTTCCAGGCTCCATCCACAGCCCAGTTGATCCTTGGAATCCtgaactatcaggtcatcccggAATTCCAACAGGCCCAGTGATCCATTCTCACAATCAACATCATCCGGCCTTTGCAGGAATTTCTACTCGGGACTCTAATATGCCACTGAGCAACGTGAATCAGATGCAAAGCCTAAATCATGGCCAGTCTCTTGGACAAAGTCCTCTAACGGGAG GGAGCGGGCCCATCCAGTTATGGCAGTTCTTGTTGGAACTTTTAACCGACAAATCTTGCCAAGGATTCATCAGTTGGACAGGTGATGGTTGGGAGTTCAAACTAACAGATCCTGATGAAGTGGCCCGACGTTGGGGCATTCGGAAAAATAAACTTAAGATGAACTATGAGAAGCTCAGTCGTGGGCTGAGATATTATTACGACAAAAATATAATTCACAAGACTGCTGGAAAACGTTACGTGTACCGATTCGTGTGTGATCTCCAATCTCTCTTGGGTTACACTCCCGAGGAGCTGTACGCCATGGTTGATTTCAAGCCCGAGAAAAAAGATGACGAATAG